One genomic window of Piliocolobus tephrosceles isolate RC106 chromosome 19, ASM277652v3, whole genome shotgun sequence includes the following:
- the LOC111528321 gene encoding uncharacterized protein LOC111528321, protein MTRSPLLLTLLIHCTGAQTEGRGGVLEAHEALLSPSLSRPRITTSVSLPLPGSWAQSVLTQPPSVSADPGQKVTISCSGSSSNIGRKYVSWYQQLPGTAPKLLIHENNKRPSGISERFSGSKSGTSATLGITGLQTGDEADYYCLAWDDSLSAHMVLQANGELRQEPPSSSARRLGTQGLCTDIVGQGGRFSCVFTDLPVPAHAKTDKEVGSVKAMGAALVTRREWSDSALVSGEEGLKPG, encoded by the exons ATGACCCGGTCCCCTCTCCTCCTCACCCTTCTCATTCACTGCACAGGTGCCCAGACAGAGGGTCGGGGAGGGGTCCTGGAAGCCCATGAGGCCctgctttctccttctctctctagACCAAGAATCACCACGTCTGTGTCTCTCCCGCTTCCAGGGTCCTGGGCCCAGTCTGTGCTGACGCAGCCGCCCTCAGTGTCTGCGGACCCAGGGCAGAAGGTCACCATCTCCTGCTCTGGAAGCAGCTCCAatattgggagaaaatatgtatCCTGGTACCAGCAGCTCCCAGGAACAGCCCCCAAACTCCTCATCCATGAAAATAATAAGCGACCCTCAGGGATTTCTGAACGATTCTCTGGCTCCAAGTCTGGCACTTCAGCCACCCTGGGCATCACTGGGCTCCAGACTGGAGATGAGGCTGATTATTACTGCTTAGCATGGGATGACAGCCTGAGTGCTCACATGGTGCTCCAGGCCAATGGGGAACTGAGACAAGaacctccttcctcctctgccagGAGG CTTGGGACACAGGGTCTCTGTACTGATATCGTGGGCCAAGGTGGCAGGTTCAGCTGTGTCTTCACAGACCTTCCTGTACCTGCCCATG CGAAGACGGACAAGGAGGTAGGGAGTGTGAAAGCCATGGGAGCAGCTCTGGTCACCAGGAGAGAGTGGTCAGATTCAGCCCTGGTGTCTGGGGAGGAGGGACTGAAGCCTGGGTGA